In Zingiber officinale cultivar Zhangliang chromosome 1A, Zo_v1.1, whole genome shotgun sequence, the DNA window AATGAGATGCATTATCCAAATTAAATTATGAAGTATTGGATCTCCTTTTACCATTTAACAATTTTATTGTCAGCTAAAGTTCCAATATATATACTGTTGTAgtttttttatagttataatacaTATATACTTTGAATATGTTGAACATGGTGTAGGTATCTTTTGTCAGTTTCTTGAAAACATTTAATCTTCTGAATTAATGGTATTTGTTTGTAGGTTGAGCATGTGATACGAGAACAAAATGTCATGGCAGCTAATGACATCATTGAACTTTTCTGCGAGCTAATAGTTGCTCGCCTACCTATCATCGCTAAACAAAGGTTTATTACCTTGTTGCCATTAAGTATCAACAAACTTTGGAGAAGTCATTCTAAGATTATCCTAAATATTTTAGGGATTGCCCGCAAGATCTAAAAGAAGGAATTTCAAGTTTGATCTATGCTTCTCCAAGGTGCTCAGACATTCCAGAGCTTAGCCGAATTCTTCTTATCTTTGAAAAGAAGTATGGAAAAGCTTTTGTATCTGCTGCGACTGAATTGCGACCTAAATCTGAAGTTAATTGCTTGGTAAGACTTTTTCTCATAAAGAACCTTTTTAATTGTTTTGTTGTATGTTTCTTGATATAGTATTCTTTAGTTTATGAATCCTTGAGTTTCCTTGTCCAACTTCAAAGAATTGGAAGTCGCCAACTCAGGTGTAGTGGACAAAGGATGAAGAGAATTTAACCTTAGACAAGGGATCCCTAAAGAGATGTGACTCTAAATTCATCCTAGTTTTACAATGAAATACGAGAATTGGATTCACCCACAAAATGGAAGGTTAAACATGATTCACAAAGTACTGTATCTTTGCATATGGAGTAGCAGTTTTCGAGAATTTCATGAGTATCTTTTTAAGACAAGAAATGCTGTGAAGAATCCTATTTACTATTAGGATGTAAGGCTAAACATGATTCACAGAGGATGGTAGTTGATAGGAACCCGGGGGCCTATCACGTGAAAAAAtcgaaagagaaagggaaaagggggatagggtgatcgcttcgaggggatcgacctccaataatcaaacgaaattgattaattaaaagggaaaTTCCTTATCTTCCAAAGTTAcataacgtctctttaaatagagacctaaactaccttttcaaaaagaaaaagtctaaaagaaaaataaaataaaacaaccttttcaaaagaaaaggtgtaaaagaaaaataaaataaaaatacattttcattAGAAAATGTCAGATTAAAACTtatctaaaataaaaaagaaaaagtctaaaacttattttaaaaaggaaataaagttaatGGATTTATTTGAAAAGATCCATTAAAGGATCTTATCATTCCACCGCCCTTCAAAACAACCTTGTCCTCAAGGTTGTTTAGCAATAAACTCTGGAACATTTTCTTGAATGGTATCATATAATTCATAAGTACTGCTCCGATTCTAAGTTCGGATGCATCAGgttcaataacaaattgcttatTAGGTAGTGCAAGAACTAGTGTTGTCATCATAACCTCCTTTAAATTCTGGAATATCTTTTTTGCTTCAAGACACCATCTAAATGCATCTGTGAGACCCAGAACATCATGTAATGCCTTGATACTCTTTGAAACTAGCACCTTTGAGGGATCAGTAGCTACTCCGTTTTGGCTTACAATATGGCCAAGGTATTCCACATTAGTTGTCCCAAAGCTGCACTTAGCTCTTTTCACATAAAGAGAATGCTCACGCAAAAGAGTGAGTACTTTATAAAGGTGATGCAAATGATCTTCGAATGATGAACTATAAACAAGGTTGtcatcaaagaaattcaaaacaaACTGACGGAGGTAAAACCTGAAGATATCATTCAGCAAACTTTGGAATGTAGAAGGTGCATTAATTaaaccgaaaggcatgactaaaaattcataatgaccatcatgagtctgaaaggttgtTTTTGGAATGTTTGGCTGATGGATTCTCATCTGATGGAAGCCTGAGTGAAGATTCAACTTTGAGAATAATGAGGAACCTCCTAATTCATCAAGTAGTTCATCAATGATGGGGATGGGGTACTTGTCTTTCATTATAATTTTATTGAGTGTCGGGTAATCTATACATATTCGCCAATTTTTGTCTTTCTTTTGTACAAGCAGTACTAGAGAAGAATATGGAATTATGCTTGGGCGAACGATACCAGCCTGAAGCATCTCTTGTACAATCTTCTCAATTTCCTCCTGTATGTAAGGGTAGCGATAAGGCCTAACATTTGCTTTAGGATCTTTTTTGATAGAGAGTTGCATGAGAAAAATAGAGCAATCTTTCTTTAATAACTGCTCTGCCTGATAATTACTGATTGGTGTGATAGTATCTTGTTTCTTGCCTCTGAtgcaaacttcttttccttgatcttggaagcgcattgttagttgagagaAATTCCATATTATATCTCCTAATGTTTTCAACCATTGTGCTCCAAGTACAACATCACATCCATCTaggggaagaagaaagagatctgTTATTAATTCATAATtgggtaagaaaattttaatactattgcactttcctggacttgtaagtgatcttccatccgccaccttaacatcaaatgtagatgcttgctctattttttgtttaagcCTGCTTGCCAAAGTTGAGTCTAGAAAATTGTTGGTGCTTCCTGAATCTATAAGTATCATTACTGGTTGTTTTTTGATGAATCCTTTTACCTTCATCGTTTGCGGAGTttgtagtccttctaaggcatgaACTGATATTGCCATAGAATCATACTGTACTTCGTTGATATTATCTTGTGTTTCACCTTCATggaaatcatcttcttcctcagagttctctattggttcaaTCATCAGTATCCTTTTTTGCTTGCATTGATGACCACGGTGCCACTTTTCATCGCAATGCCAGCATAATCCCTTTGCCATCCTTTCCTTGATCTCTTCTTTTGTCAATCTACGAGGTGTTGAATAATGTGATGGGTTTTCACGAATTACCTtgttatttcttcttccttcttcattgATCTTCTCTTCTTGTAGTCGTGCAAAGGATAAGGCAGCCTTCATTGTGCGGGGTTGATTCATTTTTACTTCTTGTCGTATATCAAGGCGAAGTCCTTCAATAAAAGTGCCCAATAGTTGCTTTTCTAACCAATCACGAGTTCGATTAGAGAGTCTCTCGAATTGTCCTTGGTACTCTAGTACGGTTGAAGTCTGTCGAATTTTGGCCAATTCTCCATCAACATTCTCATAACCGGAGGGACCAAATCGATTGATGAGTTCTTCTTTGAATTCCTCCCATTTTGGAGGTCCATGGCATGCTTCAAGCCAGTCATACCATTGGATGACATCACCTTCGAGGTTTATAGATGCTAGTTCTACCTTTGCATTGTCCGATGTGCTGTGGAAGCGAAAATATTTTTCAGCCCTTGAAATCCATCCAATCGGATCGTTGTTCTCCCAGCGAGGAAATTCCACCTTCATACGTGGATAGTTGTGCTCTCGATCTTCATTTGAGTTTGCACCTTGGTCATATTGTTGTTGTCGAGACTGCTGATTTTTTCCCCTTTTGATTAGTATGCTTGAGCTGGAATCTACTTCTAAACGATCCTTCAATTCTTGCACTATCGTGACCAACGATgtcatagttttttcgagtttatcCATCCTTGTCTCGTGCTTAGCTTCAAATTCCAAAGCCCATTTGGCGTCAGGATGAGATCCTCCGGTCATCATGTCAGAGTGAATTTTCTTCTCTTGAAGTCGGGTTAAGACCATGCGCTTGTTGAAGTTGCTGCAAGATACTATAAGGCGAAGATGAagtgaactgctctgataccaagttgataggaacccgggggcctatcacgtgaaaaaatcgaaagagaaagggaaaagggggatagggtgatcgcttcgaggggatcgacctccaataatcaaacgaaattgattaattaaaagggaaaTTGCTTATCTTCCAAAGTTAcataacgtctctttaaatagagacctaaactaccttttcaaaaagaaaaagtctaaaagaaaaataaaataaaacaaccttttcaaaagaaaaggtgtaaaagaaaaataaaataaaaatacattttcattAGAAAATGTCAGATTAAAACTtatctaaaataaaaaagaaaaagtctaaaacttattttaaaaaggaaataaagttaatGGATTTATTTGAAAAGATCCATTAAAGGATCTTATCAGTAGTGTCATTGCATATGGAGGAGCAGTTTCAGAAGATTTCATGAGTAAACTTTTTTTAGAAGGACCAGATGTAGCCAAGAATCCTATTTGAAATATGAAATAGATCTTGCTGATCCATATTAGGAGTAGCAGTTTAATGATTTTAGCCCATGCCCAACCATCTGAAGCATACAActatagcataaataaacaagGACAGATTATACGCCATTGCAGAAACCTAATAACACAAGATACAATGTCCATATGTTTTGGTCCTTAATTTTGGAGTAAGAGAGGGATAGGACATACCTTTGTCAATCTAGTAACTTGATGGCCCATTTTGGTCCTCAGTTTTGACTCAGTGGGGTGAATTGCACATCCTATCTGAAGTGAGCATTCACATAAAAGATGGTAACAATATGAAAGAAACCAACTTCAAAGTTCAGATGGTGTTCCAGTGGGTGCATAACTTGAGTAGTGCCGTCCTTCCTGGAAATATTTTTTGTTAAGTTGTATATTCAAACTGAAAAGCATAGGttttgaaatttcaaaattatgtttTCTATTAAGCTTAGGTTGCTTTACGGTGAATTTGGCTATTATTTTGCATGCATATgtatccagatctgctggattaGTATCTGCTTGCTAATGCAATGTCCAACTATGAGACGCTGAAATTTTACTTGTTTGCTCTATTTATTCCTAAGACTATCTTCTTTTTTCTCTCCCTATTTTGAAGTTAATAGAGAAGTTATCAGTGAGGAAACCTATTGGTGAAGTTAAGCTGAAAGTCTTGAAGGAAATAGCTAAGGAGTATCAGGTTAAGTGGGATTCAACAGAATTAGAGCAGGAGCTTCTTGTACCTCCAGAGAGAGTTATAGTATGTTCCAGAACTCTCTCCTGCACACATGCACAGGCACACACAATCACAGATACGTGTGTGAACGGTTGCACATGCATCTGATCACTTGTGATTGTGTTTCTCAATGAATACTGTATATTGTGTTggtcaaattttaaaatatttggtcTCACTATATTTAATTTTGCAGGAAGGACCACGAGCATTTGCAGACGTCAAAAATGTTTCTGTTAAACCAATATTTCTTAAACAACCAAAGGATTTTAACAGgttttttcttttctccccatGTAAGAGATTAATAAGTGATTTAACCTTTCTACTACTTAAATGTCTATGCCTACTACCAACAGAAAAGAATTGCAATTCAAGGACCCTGTCTCAGCTGCTCGAGCCTCTTCAGAGTCTGCCGAAAAAGCAATTGACGGTGAACAAGCAGCAAGCCATGTTGCCAATCAGAATTCtcatccatttgatcagccgaccccTGTGGATACCTTGGTATGCAAATGCAATAAATTTAATCAGGTTGCGTTTCAAAAAGAGCAGGAACTAGACCATCTATCAGGGACACATGCTCCTTCAAATTATGAGGCCAAGACCCTGGAGAAGAGGCCCTTCAGTTCTCAGAGTTTCAGTTTATCAAACACTTTGGATGATGACAGCATAGATAGTGCCGACCTGAATGAAAAAAAGATACTAAGAAGGAACAGTTGCATCTCTCGGACTGTTTATTCGGATATAAAATTTGATGACTCAGACGGTCATGAATCAGAGAATGGTGAACAGGAGTCGCCTCCTTCTCCAAATAGACCTCCTCCAGTCTTGCCTTCGCAACAGATGAATTCACTTACTCATGTTCATCCAAACTTGTCTGATTATGCAGCACTGACTGCTCGCTTTGAAGCACTAAAGTCTCATAGGATGTGACTTAAAACTGGTGAATGGTCAGCATATCCAAGTCAAACTGTCACATGCATTTTATTGCGCATATATCATATTTGAGTTCTTTTTGCCATATTTGAGTTAAAACTGGTGGTATTCATGATTAACCTTCAATTATCAGTTAATTGTAAACTTGATCATAACAATCTCGATAAGATTTAGACCATTATGTGTTATAAATTGCTGTAATGCAATTGAATTAAATTTCTGATAATTTGTTAATTGGTTGATCTTTTATGGTAAAAGTAAGCTTCACTTCAcaattaaagaaagaaataatATCTCTGTTACATCAGCTGTTTTGTACGGAAAATTAGTGATGTGATATGATGGGGTCATACCACTCTAGATGGTCTTAGTTCATGTACGGTTCCTGTTTGAAATCGATGAAGATGTATGCTGGTGAGGTGGCTTGTACACTAACCGCAAGATGACTTTGATGTGGGGGAGTCCAAAGTTTTGAGCTAGCCTACCACATCACAAATGACAAGGGGAGAAGGAAACGCCAGTAGACGGGCTAGAGATGAGTCCTCGGTGCAATGactctgacactcaagttagtTTTGGGGCTAACTCTGAGTAACTATGAAAATAGTGGTGATGAACAATGAAAAATATTGGAGAGCTTACTGGAGAAGGGACCCCTTATATAGCACCTTTGTCCTTGGCCCATGTAAAGAGGTGTCTCATCATGATAATGTAACTCCTAATATAATCTGTCTTACCCTCATGCCTAAACAGTACCTGATAGTCTCATCATAAGGATGGTAGGGATGTATCTAGTATGGGTTGCAAAGATACATTTCAAGGATTTTCTGACAAACTTATGTGTGGTATTAAATGAGACAATGGGCTGATGGGCCAAATAGATTAAAGGGTCTTTAGTTGATATCCTTTAGTAGTAAACATGTGTCACTTAAGAAAAGGCCTTGTGGGTCTGTAAATGAAGAATTTGAACCTGGATGGGCCTCCAAGGGATTTGAGGCCTTAAAGGCCCCCATTGATGTTCCTTCGTCGGAGTCAGCCTTGTTGGAGTTCGATCGGACTTGGTGTACTGTTGATACAGGGTGCACCataattgaatttgatttttgatattgtcaaaggttcaagttaagttttgtttatttgtattattattgctatattgtttccctaacttaaacgggttatcaaacatcaaaaagggagagattgttagagcaatctagtgaccctaggttttgatgtttgggcaaaggtttaagttaggtttattattgtatttcatATGCATTGAGTGTGCAAGATAcgggtacaataaggaaagtccaaatgtgatcttgacaaaggagaaaagtctaaggatgagttttggcggtgtaagttcaagcatgtagtcttggctgTTGAGTTTTGTgtaatttaattcaaactataTTTCTTGTTTTTTGTtaatgcatatgtgtatgcatttagtcccacattgctaagcaaagaaggttggaagaccttatatatggagcccttccatccttgcttagcaaagttaaggggacctacatGCATGCGtgggccgagcccaaatcaggtggtttcggggggttcgagctGGAAATCCATAAACAGGACGCGACACACGCGATCATCGCGTGCAGGGGGGGGGGTGTAAATCCCCAGCTTGTGGGCCTCAC includes these proteins:
- the LOC122005641 gene encoding IST1-like protein → MSEVVELGGPRSQKVVEGPRGCVRVEELGGSRVFCLEPLQFHIRETVITHQGDRCRRKKRALSRRLLASRSSINQSTIGAVKKLMGAEFSSILLRRFDSSKCKAEARMAIARIKLLRNKREAQVRQMRRDVALLLESGRDETARIRVEHVIREQNVMAANDIIELFCELIVARLPIIAKQRDCPQDLKEGISSLIYASPRCSDIPELSRILLIFEKKYGKAFVSAATELRPKSEVNCLLIEKLSVRKPIGEVKLKVLKEIAKEYQVKWDSTELEQELLVPPERVIEGPRAFADVKNVSVKPIFLKQPKDFNRKELQFKDPVSAARASSESAEKAIDGEQAASHVANQNSHPFDQPTPVDTLVCKCNKFNQVAFQKEQELDHLSGTHAPSNYEAKTLEKRPFSSQSFSLSNTLDDDSIDSADLNEKKILRRNSCISRTVYSDIKFDDSDGHESENGEQESPPSPNRPPPVLPSQQMNSLTHVHPNLSDYAALTARFEALKSHRM